A DNA window from Pogona vitticeps strain Pit_001003342236 chromosome 2, PviZW2.1, whole genome shotgun sequence contains the following coding sequences:
- the DUSP1 gene encoding dual specificity protein phosphatase 1, translating into MVNMQVCALDCEALRQLLTDGALPCLVLDCRSFFSFNSSHIGGACNVRLSTIVRRRAKGAMGLEHILPNEEVRARLHQGRYQAVVLLDERSPDLEAPKRDSTLLLALNTLCREARDTRICFLKGGYDAFSSIYPELCTKPSAPKGLTLPLSTNNMPGSADSSCSSCGTPLYDQGGPVEILPFLYLGSAYHASRKDMLDALGITALINVSANCPNHFEGHYQYKSIPVEDNHKADISCWFNEAIDFIDSVKNDGGRVFVHCQAGISRSATICLAYLMRTNRVKLDEAFEFVKQRRSIISPNFSFMGQLLQFESQVLAPNCSAEAGSPAMSALDRGTSTTTVFNFPVSIPVHPSSSALSYLQSPITTSPSC; encoded by the exons ATGGTCAACATGCAGGTGTGCGCCCTGGACTGCGAGGCGCTGCGCCAGCTGCTGACGGACGGCGCCTTGCCCTGCCTGGTGCTGGACTGCCgctccttcttctccttcaacTCCTCGCACATCGGCGGCGCCTGCAACGTCCGCCTGAGCACCATCGTCCGGCGGAGGGCCAAGGGGGCCATGGGCTTGGAGCACATCCTGCCCAACGAGGAGGTGCGCGCCCGCCTCCACCAGGGCAGGTACCAAGCCGTGGTGCTGCTGGACGAGCGCAGCCCGGACCTCGAGGCGCCCAAGCGGGACAGCACCCTCCTGCTGGCTCTCAACACCCTCTGCCGGGAAGCCCGCGACACCCGCATCTGCTTCCTCAAGG gaggATATGATGCCTTCTCTTCCATCTATCCTGAGCTGTGCACAAAGCCCTCTGCTCCAAAGGGCCTGACTCTGCCACTCAGCACCAACAACATGCCTGGCAGTGCAGATTCAAGCTGCAGCTCCTGTGGGACTCCTCTCTATGATCAG GGTGGTCCGGTGGAAATCCTGCCTTTCCTGTATCTAGGCAGTGCCTATCATGCTTCCAGGAAAGATATGCTGGATGCTTTGGGGATCACGGCCTTGATCAACGTTTCTGCCAACTGCCCAAACCATTTTGAAGGGCACTACCAGTACAAAAGCATCCCTGTGGAGGACAACCACAAAGCTGACATCAGCTGCTGGTTTAACGAAGCCATCGATTTCATAG ACTCTGTGAAAAATGACGGTGGGCGAGTGTTTGTTCACTGCCAGGCTGGCATCTCCCGCTCTGCAACTATCTGCCTTGCTTACCTTATGAGGACCAATCGAGTCAAACTGGATGAAGCTTTTGAGTTTGTAAAGCAAAGGAGAAGCATCATCTCTCCCAACTTCAGTTTCATGGGGCAGTTGCTGCAGTTCGAGTCCCAGGTCCTTGCTCCAAATTGCTCGGCAGAGGCTGGAAGCCCAGCCATGTCTGCCTTGGACAGAGGAACTTCTACTACGACAGTCTTCAACTTCCCAGTCTCCATCCCCGTCCACCCTTCTTCCAGTGCATTAAGCTACCTTCAGAGCCCCATCACCACCTCTCCGAGCTGCTGA